CGGCCTTGCACTGCTCGCACTCCTTGCAGGAGTTGACCATGCAGCCGACGCCGACGAGGTCGCCGACCTCGTGCTTGGAGACCTCGGAGCCGACCTCGGTGACGCGGCCGACGATCTCGTGGCCGACGACCTGCGGGTAGGCGATGGGGCCCCACTCGCCGCGGACGGTGTGGATGTCGGAGTGGCAGACGCCCGAGTAGGCGATGTCGATGGAGACGTCCTTCGGGCCGACGTCGCGGCGCTCGATGGTGGTCTTGGTGATGGGATCGGTGGCGGACGTGGCCGCGTAGGCGTTGACGGTGCGCATGGGTTCTCCTTGTGCTGACCGGTGGGGGAGGGGAGGGATCGGGTCGATCCGGCCGCGCCCTCTTCGGATGCGGTACCCCTCGACGGTACGCCTGCGGGGGCGGATCCTCGAACCGGCGCGGGCCGCCCGGCCGCCGCCGGATAGCGTGGCGGGATGCCCGCATCCTCCGTCCCCGGCCCGACCCCGACGCGATCCGGGCCCGTGACGGGAGTCCGCGACGGCGACGTGATCCGCTACCTCGGCATCCCCTACGCCACCGGGGCCCGCGGCGAGCCGCCCGTGCCCGCTGCCGCCCGGATCGGATCCGACGGGTCGCCCGCGGTGCTGGCGGCCGTGCAGCCCGCGCCCGCGTGCCCGCAGCCGTCGTCGCGGATCCTCGACACGCTCACGCGGGGCGCCCTCGACGGGATCGCCCGCTCGGAGGACTGCCAGGCGCTGTCGATCACGCTGCCCGCGGACCGCGCGCCCGACGAGACGCTGCCCGTGATCGTGTGGTTCCACGGCGGCGGCTACACGACGGGCGCGGGCGACCTCGCGATCCACGACCCGCGCGCGCTCGTCGTGGAGCAGCGCGTGATCGTGGTGGCCGTGACCGCGCGGCTCGGGTACCTCGGGTTCGGCGGCGGCGGATCCGGTCGCGGCGCATCGGGCGCCCCGCCCGCTAACCTCGGCCTCCTCGACCAGCTGGAGGCGCTGCGCTGGGTCCGCGACTCGATCGCCGCGTTCGGGGGCGACCCGGGATCCGTCACCGCGATGGGCCAGTCGGCCGGTGGCGACGCGATCCTGCACCTCATGATCAGCGACGGCGCGCGCGGCCTGTTCCGGCGGGCGATCGTGCAGAGCCCGCCGGTGGGGATCACGGGCGGGCGCGAGCGCATGTTCCGGGCGATGGCGCGCGTGACGCGCTCGCTCCCGGCCGACGCGCCGCTCGACGCCGTCC
This genomic interval from Clavibacter michiganensis contains the following:
- a CDS encoding carboxylesterase family protein is translated as MPASSVPGPTPTRSGPVTGVRDGDVIRYLGIPYATGARGEPPVPAAARIGSDGSPAVLAAVQPAPACPQPSSRILDTLTRGALDGIARSEDCQALSITLPADRAPDETLPVIVWFHGGGYTTGAGDLAIHDPRALVVEQRVIVVAVTARLGYLGFGGGGSGRGASGAPPANLGLLDQLEALRWVRDSIAAFGGDPGSVTAMGQSAGGDAILHLMISDGARGLFRRAIVQSPPVGITGGRERMFRAMARVTRSLPADAPLDAVLRGQARAERASWASGIRAGLPWGPRYGHAPLPAEADRDAAWRAVAPEVDLLIGTTRDETAMYLPALPVIAPLLRVPVLGRGLRAILTRAVVRPTTRRVYARPVRAFAARHRAAGGRAVRYVLRAAPASSPIGAGHTSDVPLILGTREAWTRMRLVPPEAWPEVAARGLAVRQVWADFARTGEVAADADARACGMRFDRG